Proteins co-encoded in one Campylobacter jejuni genomic window:
- the clpP gene encoding ATP-dependent Clp endopeptidase proteolytic subunit ClpP encodes MFIPYVIEKSSRGERSYDIYSRLLKDRIIMLSGEIHDELAASIVAQLLFLEAEDPTKDIYLYINSPGGVITSGFSIYDTMNYIKPDVCTICIGQAASMGAFLLSCGAEGKRFALPNSRIMIHQPLGGARGQATDIEIQAKEILRLKTILNDILAKNTKQKVAKIAKDTERDFFMSAQEAKEYGLIDKVLEKSFK; translated from the coding sequence ATGTTTATTCCTTATGTTATTGAAAAATCTAGTCGTGGTGAAAGAAGTTATGATATTTATTCACGTCTTTTAAAAGATAGAATTATTATGTTAAGTGGCGAAATTCATGATGAACTTGCTGCTTCTATCGTAGCACAACTTCTTTTTTTAGAAGCTGAAGATCCTACAAAAGATATTTATCTTTATATTAATTCTCCAGGTGGTGTAATTACAAGTGGTTTTAGTATTTATGATACTATGAACTATATCAAACCTGATGTTTGTACGATTTGTATAGGACAAGCTGCTTCTATGGGAGCATTTTTGCTTAGTTGTGGCGCAGAAGGAAAACGCTTTGCTTTGCCTAATTCACGTATTATGATTCATCAACCTTTAGGTGGAGCTAGAGGTCAAGCCACAGATATTGAAATTCAAGCCAAAGAAATTTTAAGACTTAAAACTATACTTAATGATATTTTGGCAAAAAATACTAAGCAAAAAGTTGCAAAAATAGCAAAAGATACAGAAAGAGATTTTTTCATGTCAGCACAAGAAGCTAAAGAATATGGGCTGATTGATAAGGTTTTGGAAAAAAGTTTTAAATGA
- the tig gene encoding trigger factor — translation MEVKAKQLDSVNATASVKIPSGMIKSEVENLAKKASKSVKMDGFRPGKVPVSAVLKRYERELTQDAEQNLFKSAVNNALQELKKESKELVGEPYFEKFDRKDGEIIAELILSFKPEIKLEGYEKLIPEYQTPKVSKKEIDEKKDELLKRFTTPEAIKTKRALKEGDFAKFDFEGFVDDKAFEGGKAENYVLEIGSKQFIPGFEDGMVGMKIGEEKDIKVTFPKEYGAAHLAGKDAVFKVKLHEIQELKIPELDDEMLKKLLPGEEKASVEVLDEKLKEQIKNEKLFKLVNDELKGKFADALIEKYNFDLPKGIVEQETDMQMRAAFNTFSEKEIEELKASKEKYQEKRDSFKEEAQKSVKLTFIIDELAKLRKIEVNDQELIQAIYFEAYRYGMNPKEHLESYKKQGALPAVKMALIEEKLFNDIFMPKTEKSEKASKKEKEDK, via the coding sequence ATGGAAGTAAAGGCAAAGCAACTAGATTCTGTTAATGCGACTGCTAGTGTAAAAATTCCTTCAGGAATGATCAAAAGTGAAGTAGAAAATTTAGCAAAAAAAGCTTCTAAAAGTGTAAAAATGGACGGTTTTAGACCAGGAAAAGTTCCTGTAAGTGCTGTACTTAAAAGATATGAAAGAGAACTCACTCAAGATGCAGAACAAAATCTTTTTAAATCCGCTGTAAATAATGCTTTACAAGAACTTAAAAAAGAAAGTAAAGAGCTTGTAGGTGAGCCATATTTTGAAAAATTTGATCGTAAAGATGGAGAAATTATTGCTGAGTTAATACTTTCTTTTAAACCTGAAATTAAACTTGAGGGTTATGAAAAACTCATCCCTGAATATCAAACTCCAAAAGTAAGTAAAAAAGAAATTGATGAGAAAAAAGATGAACTTTTAAAGCGTTTTACTACTCCTGAAGCTATAAAAACAAAAAGAGCTTTAAAAGAAGGTGATTTTGCAAAATTTGATTTTGAAGGTTTTGTAGATGATAAAGCTTTTGAAGGTGGTAAAGCTGAAAATTATGTTTTAGAAATTGGTTCTAAGCAATTTATTCCAGGTTTTGAAGATGGTATGGTGGGAATGAAAATAGGTGAAGAAAAAGATATCAAAGTAACTTTCCCTAAAGAATACGGTGCGGCGCATTTAGCGGGTAAAGATGCGGTATTTAAAGTAAAACTACATGAGATTCAAGAGCTTAAAATTCCAGAACTTGATGATGAAATGCTTAAAAAACTTTTACCAGGAGAAGAAAAAGCTAGCGTTGAAGTTTTAGATGAAAAATTAAAAGAGCAAATCAAAAATGAAAAACTTTTTAAACTTGTAAATGACGAATTAAAAGGTAAATTTGCAGATGCTTTGATTGAAAAATATAATTTTGATTTACCTAAAGGCATAGTAGAACAAGAAACTGATATGCAAATGCGTGCGGCTTTTAATACTTTTAGCGAAAAAGAAATTGAAGAGCTTAAAGCAAGTAAAGAAAAATACCAAGAAAAACGTGATTCTTTTAAAGAAGAAGCGCAAAAAAGTGTAAAACTTACTTTTATTATTGATGAGCTTGCAAAATTGCGTAAGATTGAGGTAAATGATCAAGAATTGATTCAAGCGATTTATTTTGAAGCATATCGCTATGGTATGAATCCAAAAGAGCATTTAGAAAGCTATAAAAAACAAGGAGCTTTACCTGCTGTGAAAATGGCTTTGATTGAAGAAAAACTTTTTAATGATATTTTTATGCCAAAAACAGAAAAATCGGAAAAAGCGAGCAAAAAAGAGAAAGAAGATAAATAA
- a CDS encoding replication-associated recombination protein A has product MSLALTFRPENFDDILGQYELIEIFKKFTALQKLPHSIFFGTAGSGKTTFARVVAKEFGLDFYEFDGGNFKLEELRKILDNYKNSLYKPLIFIDEIHRLSKTQQEMLLIPMENYRLILIGASTENPYFVLSSGIRSRSMLFEFKSLGVKELETLLLRVQEKMKFSIDKEAKDFLLKSADARAMLNLLEFVLVLDEKHISLENLKKLRNTINSEGVSSKDTHYILTSAMIKSLRGSDVDAAIYYLARLIDAGESADFIARRLVIFSSEDIGNADPNALNLAVSTLEAVKNIGYPEARIILAQCVVYLASTIKSNASYKAINEALNYVKNNEALEIPNYLNNNHQEKQNYLYPHDFGGWVEQKYLSKNLKFYHSKGLGEEVKLLDNLYKLKNHKA; this is encoded by the coding sequence ATGAGCCTAGCTTTGACCTTTCGCCCTGAAAATTTTGATGATATTTTAGGACAATATGAGCTTATAGAAATTTTCAAAAAATTTACTGCTTTACAAAAACTTCCTCATAGTATTTTTTTTGGAACAGCAGGTTCTGGAAAAACAACTTTTGCTAGAGTTGTAGCCAAAGAATTTGGCTTAGATTTTTATGAATTTGATGGAGGAAATTTTAAACTCGAAGAACTAAGAAAAATTTTAGATAATTATAAAAATAGTCTTTATAAGCCTTTAATTTTTATTGATGAAATTCACCGCCTTAGCAAAACCCAACAAGAAATGCTTTTAATTCCTATGGAAAATTACCGTTTAATTTTAATCGGCGCAAGCACTGAAAATCCCTATTTTGTTTTAAGTTCTGGTATAAGAAGTCGTTCCATGCTTTTTGAATTTAAATCTTTAGGGGTAAAGGAACTTGAAACTTTACTCTTGCGTGTACAAGAAAAAATGAAATTTAGTATTGATAAAGAAGCTAAAGATTTTCTACTTAAAAGTGCTGATGCAAGAGCTATGCTAAATTTGCTTGAATTTGTCTTGGTTTTAGATGAAAAACATATCAGTCTTGAAAATCTTAAAAAACTTCGCAACACCATAAATAGTGAAGGTGTTAGCTCAAAAGATACACATTATATTTTAACAAGTGCAATGATAAAAAGTTTACGCGGAAGTGACGTTGATGCAGCTATTTATTATCTTGCAAGACTTATTGATGCAGGAGAAAGTGCGGATTTTATCGCTAGGCGTTTGGTGATTTTTTCAAGTGAAGATATCGGAAATGCCGATCCAAATGCTTTAAATTTAGCGGTTTCGACTCTAGAAGCTGTTAAAAATATAGGTTATCCTGAAGCAAGAATTATCCTAGCCCAATGCGTAGTTTATTTAGCAAGCACAATCAAATCTAATGCAAGCTACAAAGCTATCAATGAAGCTTTAAACTATGTAAAAAATAATGAAGCTTTAGAAATACCTAATTATCTTAACAACAATCATCAAGAAAAACAAAACTATCTTTATCCACATGATTTTGGTGGCTGGGTAGAGCAAAAATATCTTAGTAAAAATTTAAAATTTTATCATAGCAAGGGCTTAGGAGAAGAAGTAAAATTGTTAGATAATTTATATAAATTAAAAAACCATAAAGCTTAA
- the fliI gene encoding flagellar protein export ATPase FliI: MNLEKLRSKLGKENLSAIFGEITKISATSIEIRGLKTGVGDIVKLVSNENENLNTLAMVVEIKEQFSYLSPFSFIEGFKIGDRAFISDAGMQIGVSDELLGRVVDPFMRPKDGKGAIEVSKYMPIMRAPIDAMKRGLIEEVFPVGVKTIDALLTCGVGQKLGIFAGSGVGKSTLMGMIVKNSKAPIKVVALIGERGREIPEFIQKNLGGKLDDTVIIVATSDDSALMRKYGAFCAMSVAEYFKEQGKDVLFIMDSVTRFAMAQREIGLALGEPPTTKGYPPSVLSLLPQLMERTGKEEGKGTITAFFTVLVDGDDMSDPIADQSRSILDGHIVLSRELTDFGIYPPINIQNSASRVMSDIISPEHKLWARKFKRLNSLLKENEVLLRIGAYQKGSDKELDEAISKKEFMQKFLGQNPEESFEFNQTLEFLSQIDTPNTPLPPTQNINVGSASATLPNPNLK; the protein is encoded by the coding sequence ATGAATCTTGAAAAACTACGCTCCAAACTTGGTAAAGAAAATTTAAGTGCTATCTTTGGAGAGATTACAAAAATTTCTGCTACAAGTATAGAAATTCGTGGGCTTAAAACAGGGGTTGGAGATATAGTGAAGTTAGTTTCCAATGAAAATGAAAATTTAAACACTCTAGCTATGGTTGTAGAAATCAAAGAACAATTTAGCTATTTAAGCCCATTTTCTTTTATAGAAGGTTTTAAAATAGGCGATCGTGCTTTTATAAGTGATGCAGGTATGCAAATAGGCGTTAGCGATGAACTTTTAGGCAGGGTAGTAGATCCTTTTATGCGTCCAAAAGATGGTAAAGGAGCTATAGAAGTAAGTAAATATATGCCTATAATGCGTGCACCTATTGATGCGATGAAAAGAGGGCTTATAGAAGAAGTTTTTCCCGTGGGTGTTAAAACCATAGACGCGCTTTTAACTTGTGGTGTAGGACAAAAACTTGGTATTTTTGCAGGAAGTGGGGTAGGAAAATCCACTCTTATGGGAATGATAGTTAAAAATTCCAAAGCTCCTATAAAAGTAGTGGCACTCATAGGAGAAAGGGGGCGTGAAATTCCTGAATTTATACAAAAAAATTTAGGTGGAAAGCTCGATGATACAGTGATTATTGTTGCTACAAGTGATGATAGTGCTTTAATGCGTAAATACGGTGCTTTTTGCGCAATGAGTGTGGCAGAATACTTTAAAGAACAAGGTAAAGATGTACTTTTTATCATGGATAGTGTAACACGTTTTGCTATGGCGCAAAGAGAAATAGGACTAGCTCTTGGAGAACCTCCTACAACCAAAGGTTATCCACCAAGTGTTTTAAGTCTTTTGCCTCAACTCATGGAAAGAACAGGTAAAGAAGAAGGTAAAGGCACTATAACAGCCTTTTTTACCGTTTTAGTAGATGGAGATGATATGAGCGATCCAATCGCCGATCAAAGTCGTTCTATCTTAGATGGACACATTGTTTTAAGTCGTGAATTAACAGACTTTGGAATTTATCCTCCTATTAATATACAAAACTCTGCTTCAAGGGTGATGAGTGACATTATAAGTCCTGAACACAAACTTTGGGCAAGAAAATTTAAGCGTTTAAACTCGCTTTTAAAAGAAAATGAAGTATTGCTTCGCATTGGCGCTTATCAAAAAGGAAGTGATAAAGAACTTGATGAAGCTATTTCTAAAAAAGAATTTATGCAAAAATTCTTAGGACAAAATCCTGAAGAAAGCTTCGAATTTAATCAAACTTTAGAGTTTTTAAGTCAAATTGATACACCAAATACTCCTTTGCCACCAACTCAAAATATAAATGTAGGAAGTGCAAGTGCAACCTTGCCTAATCCTAATTTAAAATAA
- a CDS encoding DUF4878 domain-containing protein: protein MACGSSNPEDLAKNFTKDLYSGDTKSVMSYIDLSEAKSDEEKTFVSGKITQVVAENAAKAKRMGGVKDIQIEEKTINEDSAKIRVLVLFNNDNNQSSNVFLAKKDGKWLVLLK, encoded by the coding sequence GTGGCTTGCGGTTCTTCAAATCCTGAAGATTTAGCTAAAAATTTTACAAAAGATCTTTACAGTGGTGATACTAAATCTGTTATGAGTTACATTGATCTTAGCGAAGCTAAAAGTGATGAAGAAAAAACATTTGTTAGTGGTAAAATCACTCAAGTTGTTGCTGAAAATGCAGCCAAAGCAAAAAGAATGGGTGGTGTTAAAGATATTCAAATTGAAGAAAAAACAATCAATGAAGATTCTGCTAAAATCAGAGTTTTGGTGTTATTTAACAATGATAATAATCAAAGCAGCAATGTTTTTCTTGCTAAAAAAGATGGAAAATGGCTTGTTTTACTTAAATAA
- the purF gene encoding amidophosphoribosyltransferase codes for MCAVVGVINSKNASTYAYYALFAMQHRGQEASGISVSNGKNIKTIKAKGEVSQIFNPDNLKTLEGEIAIGHNRYSTAGNSSLNDAQPIVATSVLGDIALAHNGNLVNKEEVRSRLIQDGAIFQTNMDTENVVHLIARSKQESLKDRFIESLKECIGAYCFVLASKDKLYVVRDPHGVRPLSLGRLKDGGYIVASETCAFDLIEAEFIRDVKPGEMLIFTQGNDKFESIELFSQTPRICAFEYIYFARPDSIVEGKSVYEVRKKMGEALAKKFAYKADFVVPVPDSGVSAAIGFAQYLQIPLEMAIVRNHYVGRTFIEPTQELRNLKVKLKLNPMRKVLESKEIVVIDDSLVRGTTSKKIISLLRTAGASKIHLAIACPEIKFPDTYGIDTPTFEELISANKNAEEVREYVEADTLSFLSIEELTQSIGNERKYSLISFDGDYFIK; via the coding sequence ATGTGTGCAGTTGTAGGAGTTATTAATTCAAAAAATGCTAGTACTTATGCGTATTATGCGCTTTTTGCTATGCAACACCGTGGGCAAGAGGCAAGTGGTATTAGTGTGAGTAATGGTAAAAATATTAAGACTATTAAAGCTAAAGGTGAAGTGAGTCAAATTTTTAATCCTGATAATCTAAAAACTTTAGAAGGTGAAATCGCTATAGGGCATAATCGCTATTCTACAGCAGGAAATTCAAGTTTAAACGATGCCCAACCCATAGTAGCTACTTCAGTTTTAGGTGATATTGCTTTAGCACATAATGGAAATTTAGTCAATAAAGAAGAGGTAAGATCAAGACTTATTCAAGATGGGGCTATTTTTCAAACCAATATGGACACAGAAAATGTTGTCCATCTTATCGCAAGAAGCAAGCAAGAAAGTCTAAAAGATAGATTTATTGAGAGTTTAAAAGAATGTATAGGAGCTTATTGTTTTGTTTTAGCAAGCAAAGATAAACTTTATGTTGTAAGAGATCCTCATGGGGTGCGTCCTTTGTCTTTAGGGCGTTTAAAAGATGGAGGCTATATAGTTGCTAGTGAAACTTGTGCTTTTGATCTTATAGAGGCTGAATTTATTCGTGATGTTAAACCAGGGGAAATGCTTATTTTTACTCAAGGAAATGATAAATTTGAAAGCATAGAACTTTTTTCTCAAACTCCTAGAATTTGTGCTTTTGAATACATTTATTTTGCTAGACCTGATAGCATAGTAGAAGGCAAAAGCGTGTATGAAGTGCGTAAAAAAATGGGCGAAGCTTTAGCTAAAAAATTTGCTTATAAAGCAGACTTTGTCGTGCCTGTGCCAGATAGTGGAGTAAGTGCAGCTATAGGTTTTGCTCAATATTTACAAATCCCTCTTGAAATGGCAATAGTAAGAAATCATTATGTAGGAAGAACTTTTATAGAGCCAACTCAAGAGCTTAGAAATTTAAAAGTAAAATTAAAGCTTAACCCTATGCGTAAAGTTTTAGAAAGTAAAGAAATCGTAGTCATTGATGATAGCTTGGTGCGTGGTACTACTTCTAAAAAAATAATTTCCTTACTTCGTACTGCAGGAGCAAGCAAAATCCATCTTGCCATAGCTTGTCCTGAGATCAAATTTCCTGATACTTATGGTATAGATACTCCAACTTTTGAAGAACTTATCAGTGCAAATAAAAATGCTGAAGAAGTGCGTGAATATGTAGAAGCCGATACGCTAAGTTTTTTAAGTATAGAAGAATTAACTCAAAGTATAGGCAATGAAAGGAAATATTCTTTAATCAGTTTTGATGGAGATTATTTTATTAAATAA
- the folE gene encoding GTP cyclohydrolase I FolE, translating to MQKKFEDCVKTMLEIIGENPNREGLIKTPNRVFKAYEFLTSGYTQNVKEILNDALFESSNNEMVLVRDMEFYSLCEHHLLPFFGRAHVAYIPNKKVVGLSKIPRLVEVFARRLQIQEQLTEQIAQALMENVDAKGVGVVIEARHMCVEMRGVQKANSTTTTSALRGIFLKNEKTREEFFSLINSAKQVRF from the coding sequence TTGCAAAAAAAATTTGAAGATTGTGTTAAAACTATGCTTGAAATTATAGGAGAAAATCCAAATCGTGAAGGACTGATTAAAACACCAAATCGTGTTTTTAAAGCTTATGAATTTCTTACTAGTGGTTATACGCAAAATGTCAAAGAAATTTTAAATGACGCTTTATTTGAAAGCTCTAATAATGAAATGGTTTTAGTGCGTGATATGGAATTTTATAGTCTTTGCGAACATCATCTTTTACCTTTTTTTGGGCGTGCTCATGTAGCCTATATTCCTAATAAAAAAGTAGTAGGTTTAAGCAAAATTCCACGCCTTGTAGAGGTGTTTGCAAGAAGACTTCAAATTCAAGAACAACTTACCGAACAAATCGCACAAGCTTTAATGGAAAATGTCGATGCTAAAGGTGTTGGCGTAGTCATAGAAGCAAGACATATGTGTGTTGAAATGCGTGGAGTGCAAAAAGCTAATTCCACCACTACAACTTCAGCTTTGCGTGGAATTTTCTTGAAAAATGAAAAAACTAGAGAAGAATTTTTTTCTCTCATAAACTCTGCTAAACAGGTAAGATTTTAA
- the dapB gene encoding 4-hydroxy-tetrahydrodipicolinate reductase → MIKIGIYGAKGRMGKQIKECLKSETQAQISILYDKGGNLEELFEKSDVIIDFSSPSGTHKLLNYARTMPKPLVIGTTGLDEKILHLMQSASEVMPIFYATNMSLGVAVLNYLASKASQMLKNFDIEILEMHHRHKKDAPSGTAMTLAQSVAKARNLELEKVRVSGRDGIIGERSKDEITVMSLRGGDIVGRHTVGFYEDGEFLELNHTATSRATFAKGAIKIAIWLSKQEAKMYSINDFLGI, encoded by the coding sequence ATGATTAAAATAGGAATTTATGGCGCTAAAGGACGAATGGGAAAACAGATTAAAGAATGTTTAAAAAGCGAAACACAAGCACAAATTTCGATACTTTATGATAAGGGTGGAAATTTAGAAGAGCTTTTTGAAAAAAGCGATGTGATTATTGATTTTTCTTCCCCAAGTGGAACTCATAAGCTTTTAAATTATGCAAGAACTATGCCTAAACCTTTGGTAATAGGTACAACAGGGCTTGATGAGAAAATTTTACATTTGATGCAAAGTGCTAGTGAAGTGATGCCGATTTTTTATGCGACCAATATGTCTTTAGGTGTTGCGGTTTTAAACTATCTTGCTAGTAAAGCTAGTCAAATGTTAAAAAATTTTGATATAGAAATTTTAGAAATGCATCATCGCCATAAAAAAGATGCACCAAGTGGTACAGCTATGACTTTAGCTCAAAGTGTAGCAAAAGCTAGAAATTTAGAACTTGAAAAAGTAAGAGTAAGTGGAAGAGATGGCATTATAGGTGAAAGAAGCAAAGATGAGATTACCGTGATGAGTTTAAGGGGTGGCGATATAGTAGGACGTCATACAGTAGGTTTTTATGAAGATGGAGAATTTTTAGAACTTAATCATACCGCTACTTCAAGGGCGACTTTTGCTAAAGGTGCGATTAAAATCGCTATTTGGCTTAGTAAGCAAGAAGCAAAAATGTATTCAATCAATGATTTTTTAGGAATTTAA
- a CDS encoding OPT family oligopeptide transporter — MMYKKQNLPELTLRGLILGSILTIIFTASNVYLGLKVGLTFSSSIPAVVISMAVLSLFKTSNILENNMVQTQASAAGTLSSVIFVIPGLFMCGYWSEFPLWQTFMICLCGGGLGVLFTIPLRRTMVVESKLAYPEGRAAAEILKVANKDQSNKKGKQGIKEIALGSFIAAIFSLLSNGFKLAASESNFAFIWNKMAFGFSMGYSLALLGAGYLVGLAGAIALFVGMFLAWGIFTPYLSNFEFDSVKNAVDLASSVWSSKVRLIGTGAIAIAALWTLIELLKPVIEGIKEIVKNVKITNQEKNERTNIDLSLKSIFILFVLMVVGLFITFYSFVEDANLSIYYQMLFSFVGTLVSVLIGFFVAAACGYMAGLVGSSSSPISGIGLIGVIISSIVFLVLGVELFQDPMLSKFAVALAIFTTSVILATAAISNDNLQDLKTGHLVGATPWKQQVALLVGCVFGALAIVPVLNLLYQAYGFVGAMPREGMDASSALAAPQANLMSTIAQGIFHHNIEWGYMAFGVFVGILMIIIDKILRRTQKMSLPPLAVGIGIYLPPAVNIPLVIGGILKYIVMQYLTKKYAKNSHKEEKLASCEQRGTLFASGLIVGESIFGVIIAGITVFSVSMGGSENPLALNLANFHDSELFALIFFVGVVLYFIKRIVKKDA, encoded by the coding sequence ATGATGTACAAAAAACAAAATTTACCAGAACTTACCTTAAGGGGTTTGATTTTGGGAAGTATTTTAACTATTATTTTTACAGCTTCAAATGTATATTTGGGGTTAAAAGTGGGACTTACTTTTTCATCATCAATTCCAGCTGTGGTCATCTCCATGGCGGTTTTGAGTCTTTTTAAGACTTCAAATATTTTAGAAAATAATATGGTTCAAACTCAAGCTTCAGCAGCAGGAACTTTATCATCAGTTATTTTTGTTATCCCAGGGCTTTTTATGTGTGGGTATTGGAGTGAATTTCCACTTTGGCAAACTTTTATGATATGTCTTTGTGGTGGCGGACTTGGAGTGCTTTTTACTATACCATTAAGAAGGACTATGGTGGTTGAAAGTAAACTTGCTTATCCTGAAGGTAGAGCCGCAGCTGAAATTTTAAAAGTAGCCAATAAAGATCAGAGTAATAAAAAAGGAAAACAAGGCATTAAAGAAATAGCATTAGGCTCTTTTATAGCTGCTATTTTTAGTTTATTAAGCAATGGTTTTAAACTCGCTGCAAGTGAGAGTAATTTTGCTTTTATTTGGAATAAAATGGCTTTTGGTTTTTCTATGGGATATTCTTTGGCACTTTTAGGAGCAGGTTATTTAGTTGGTTTAGCAGGTGCTATAGCTCTTTTTGTAGGTATGTTTTTAGCTTGGGGTATTTTTACTCCCTATCTTTCAAATTTTGAATTCGATAGTGTAAAAAATGCCGTAGATTTAGCTTCTAGTGTATGGAGTTCTAAAGTAAGGCTTATAGGAACAGGAGCTATTGCTATAGCAGCGCTTTGGACTTTAATAGAACTTTTAAAACCCGTTATTGAAGGTATTAAAGAAATTGTTAAAAATGTTAAAATTACTAATCAAGAAAAAAATGAAAGAACAAATATAGACCTTTCTTTAAAAAGTATTTTTATACTTTTTGTTTTAATGGTTGTGGGTTTATTTATTACTTTTTATAGTTTTGTTGAAGATGCTAACTTAAGTATTTATTATCAAATGCTATTTTCATTTGTTGGAACTTTAGTTTCTGTTTTAATAGGTTTTTTTGTTGCAGCAGCTTGCGGATATATGGCAGGACTTGTAGGATCTTCTTCTAGTCCTATTTCTGGAATCGGACTTATTGGTGTTATTATTTCTTCTATTGTTTTTTTGGTTTTAGGTGTGGAACTTTTTCAAGATCCTATGCTTTCTAAATTTGCAGTAGCATTAGCTATTTTTACTACTAGTGTTATTTTGGCTACAGCTGCTATTTCGAATGATAATTTACAAGATTTAAAGACAGGACATTTAGTCGGAGCTACTCCTTGGAAGCAACAAGTTGCTTTACTTGTAGGTTGTGTTTTTGGCGCTTTGGCTATAGTTCCTGTTTTAAATTTGCTTTATCAAGCTTATGGTTTTGTCGGAGCAATGCCAAGAGAAGGTATGGATGCTTCATCGGCTTTAGCAGCACCGCAAGCGAATTTAATGAGTACTATCGCTCAAGGAATTTTTCATCACAATATAGAGTGGGGTTATATGGCTTTTGGTGTATTTGTAGGAATTTTAATGATTATTATAGATAAAATTTTAAGAAGAACACAGAAAATGTCTTTGCCGCCTTTAGCCGTTGGAATAGGTATTTACCTTCCGCCTGCTGTAAATATACCTTTAGTTATAGGCGGAATTTTAAAATATATTGTAATGCAATACTTGACTAAAAAATATGCAAAAAATTCTCATAAAGAAGAAAAACTTGCAAGTTGTGAGCAAAGAGGCACGCTTTTTGCTTCAGGGCTTATAGTGGGTGAAAGTATTTTTGGGGTAATTATCGCAGGAATTACTGTATTTTCAGTAAGTATGGGTGGTAGTGAAAATCCTTTAGCTTTAAATTTAGCAAATTTTCATGATAGCGAGCTTTTCGCACTTATCTTTTTTGTGGGAGTTGTATTATATTTTATTAAGCGTATTGTTAAAAAAGATGCTTAA
- the def gene encoding peptide deformylase: protein MVRKIITYPNPRLFLNSEIVNKFDTELHTLLDDMYETMIASNGVGLAAIQVDIPLRVLLVNIFDENDEQKKEDLLEIINPEIIPLDEEMITCTEGCLSVPDFFEEVKRYNHILLKYQDRFGEFKKLEAKGFLAVAIQHENDHLNGHLFIEKISFAKRQKFDKEFKKKKKNHKKEK, encoded by the coding sequence ATGGTTAGAAAAATTATCACTTATCCTAATCCTAGACTTTTTTTAAACTCTGAAATTGTAAATAAATTTGATACAGAACTTCACACCTTGCTTGATGATATGTATGAAACTATGATAGCAAGTAATGGAGTAGGTTTAGCAGCTATTCAAGTGGATATTCCTTTGCGTGTTTTACTTGTAAATATTTTTGATGAAAATGATGAACAAAAAAAAGAAGATTTACTAGAGATTATTAATCCTGAAATTATTCCTTTAGATGAAGAAATGATCACTTGCACAGAAGGATGTTTGAGTGTGCCAGATTTTTTCGAAGAAGTAAAACGCTATAATCATATCTTGCTTAAATATCAAGATCGCTTTGGAGAATTTAAAAAACTTGAAGCAAAAGGTTTTTTAGCTGTGGCTATTCAACACGAAAATGATCATTTGAATGGACATTTATTTATAGAAAAAATTTCTTTTGCTAAGCGTCAAAAATTCGATAAAGAATTTAAGAAAAAGAAGAAAAATCATAAAAAAGAGAAATGA